The Elaeis guineensis isolate ETL-2024a chromosome 13, EG11, whole genome shotgun sequence genome includes a region encoding these proteins:
- the LOC105056736 gene encoding putative pectinesterase/pectinesterase inhibitor 26, producing MRPGSTLLLLILAISSAVLTLASSTTVLKVSHHHKPLPLVDPRIVTFCNQTNHPEICIKSARLYGAKLRVIDATNVFNMLIEALQDRTHVIIARTKAMAKTQTSDQVLTCIESCLEYYNDAMDYTKEGVDAFVAGDVGTFITRLSAAITMFSTCNDGFVDFSIPNPLEEQNDRLMNMAGNCIAIGKLNFKGAY from the coding sequence ATGAGGCCAGGAAGcaccctcctcctcctcatcctcgcCATCTCCTCCGCCGTCCTCACCCTCGCCTCCTCCACCACCGTCCTCAAAGTCAGCCACCACCACAAGCCCCTCCCCCTTGTCGACCCTCGCATCGTCACCTTCTGCAACCAGACGAACCACCCCGAAATCTGCATCAAGTCGGCCCGCCTCTACGGCGCCAAGTTGAGGGTCATCGACGCCACCAACGTCTTCAACATGCTGATCGAAGCTCTCCAAGACCGCACCCATGTCATCATCGCCAGGACCAAAGCCATGGCCAAGACCCAGACGTCCGACCAGGTGCTCACTTGCATCGAATCCTGCCTCGAATACTACAACGACGCCATGGACTACACCAAGGAAGGGGTGGATGCCTTCGTCGCAGGCGACGTGGGGACGTTCATCACCAGACTCAGCGCGGCCATCACCATGTTCAGCACTTGCAACGACGGCTTCGTAGACTTCTCCATTCCTAACCCGCTGGAAGAACAAAATGACCGGTTGATGAACATGGCCGGCAACTGCATCGCCATCGGCAAATTGAACTTTAAAGGTGCGTATTAA
- the LOC105056553 gene encoding small ribosomal subunit protein uS4y has product MVHVSFYRNYGKTFKKPRRPYEKERLDAELKLVGEYGLRAKRELWRVQYALSRIRNAARELLTLDEKNPRRIFEGEALLRRMNRYGLLDENQNKLDYVLALTVENFLERRLQTQVFKSGMAKSIHHARVLIRQRHIRVGRQVVNIPSFMVRVDSAKHIDFALNSPFGGGRPGRVKRKNQKAAAKKAAGGDGDEEDED; this is encoded by the exons ATGGTCCACGTTAGCTTCTACCGCAACT ATGGGAAGACTTTCAAGAAGCCCCGTCGTCCATACGAGAAAGAGCGTTTGGATGCGGAGCTGAAGCTTGTTGGTGAGTACGGTCTCCGGGCCAAGCGGGAGCTGTGGAGGGTCCAGTATGCATTGAGTCGCATCCGGAATGCTGCGAGGGAACTGCTTACCCTTGATGAGAAGAACCCACGGAGGATTTTTGAGGGAGAGGCCCTCCTGCGCCGGATGAACCGGTATGGGCTCCTAGATGAGAACCAGAACAAGCTTGATTATGTTCTGGCCCTCACCGTGGAGAACTTCCTTGAGCGCCGGCTCCAGACCCAGGTGTTCAAGTCTGGAATGGCCAAGTCTATCCACCATGCCAGGGTCCTCATAAGGCAGCGCCACATCAG GGTTGGCCGCCAGGTGGTGAACATTCCTTCATTCATGGTGAGGGTTGACTCAGCTAAGCACATTGATTTTGCTCTCAATAGTCCATTTGGTGGAGGTCGCCCTGGAAGAGTGAAGCGAAAGAACCAGAAGGCAGCAGCTAAGAAGGCAGCAGGAGGTGATGGTGATGAGGAAGATGAAGATTAA
- the LOC105056554 gene encoding microtubule-associated protein RP/EB family member 1B has product MAFAAANIGMMDGAYFVGRNEILSWINATLQLSLTKVEEAASGAVQCQMMDMVHPGVVPMHKVNFDAKTEYDMIQNYKLLQEVFNKLKIEKHIEVNKLVKGRPLDNLEFLQWLKRYCDSVNGGIMNENYNPVERRCKGGKERNLRGSHKSSKSLQANSLPNRGSIDGGSKQGKVCATPSAENSAAQILELSEKIADLKLSVDNMEKERDFYFAKLRDIEILCQRPELEHLPMTKAICKILYAADAKDSPLAEAQELIGRSVDPDMLADEAE; this is encoded by the exons ATGGCGTTTGCGGCGGCGAACATCGGGATGATGGACGGCGCGTACTTCGTTGGGAGGAACGAGATCCTGTCTTGGATCAACGCCACGCTCCAGCTCAGCCTCAccaaggtggaggag GCTGCATCAGGTGCTGTCCAGTGCCAGATGATGGATATGGTCCATCCAGGAGTTGTCCCCATGCACAAG GTGAATTTTGATGCAAAGACTGAGTATGACATGATTCAGAATTACAAGCTTCTGCAAGAAGTATTTAACAAGTTGAAAATAGAGAAG CACATTGAAGTCAACAAACTTGTTAAGGGACGGCCATTAGACAACTTGGAGTTCTTACAATGGCTGAAGCGGTACTGTGATTCTGTGAATGGTGGAATTATGAATGA AAACTATAACCCTGTTGAGAGAAGATGCAAGGGAGGGAAAGAGCGAAATCTTAGGGGTTCTCACAAATCATCCAAATCACTACAGGCTAACAGCTTACCCAATCGTGGTTCCATAGATGGAG GTTCCAAGCAAGGGAAAGTTTGTGCCACGCCTAGTGCAGAAAATTCTGCTGCCCAGATCCTGGAACTGTCTGAGAAG ATTGCAGATCTTAAACTTTCAGTTGACAACATGGAAAAGGAAAGGGACTTCTACTTTGCAAAATTGCGAGACATTGAGATACTTTGCCAGAGGCCTGAGCTCGAGCACCTACcg ATGACAAAAGCAATCTGCAAGATTTTGTATGCTGCTGATGCAAAAGACTCTCCTTTGGCTGAAGCACAAGAACTTATAGGCAGATCAGTGGATCCTGACATGTTAGCAGATGAAGCAGAGTGA